From the genome of Impatiens glandulifera chromosome 9, dImpGla2.1, whole genome shotgun sequence, one region includes:
- the LOC124916491 gene encoding adenylate-forming reductase 06235, translating into MEKCEKVERFTSCRGVAFEIKSHSNLFAITTPPIQSDDQTRHILMKSSWFPWRTSSRVLPTVSNSLRRSVSRPSSHFCDLDHDEDEYDDEEEELDHDHHVMNTVLEDGLIKDHQLETKLSRSKREKPKNSRLSIILLDQGLFTVYKRLFLVSLIINIVGLVLAATGHFPYARQRATLFSIGNILALTLCRSEVFLRVVFWLAVKLFGHSWVPLRIKTAITSLLQSIGGIHSGCGVSSIAWLVYSLILTLNDRQNTSSGIIVVASIILSLLCLSSLAAFPLVRHLHHNVFERTHRFAGWTALFLLWLFIVLTTSYDQQTKSYANHIGSRLLKKQEFWLTTVISVLIITPWITVRRVPVQVSSASGHASIIKFEGGVKAGILGRISPSPLSEWHAFGIISDGKTGHMMLAGAVGDFTKSLVADLPTHLWVRKVHFAGLPYLTNMYDRVLLVATGSGICVFLSFLLQESKAEVCLLWVTKGVEENFGREVKEMVSGWPEGKVIVHDTAAMGRPDVSKMSVEAARKWGAEVVLVTSNPQGSRDVVNACKASGIPAFGPVWDS; encoded by the coding sequence ATGGAAAAGTGTGAAAAGGTTGAAAGGTTCACAAGCTGTAGAGGCGTGGCCTTTGAAATCAAATCTCACTCGAACCTATTTGCAATCACCACTCCTCCCATACAAAGTGATGATCAAACCCGACATATCTTGATGAAATCATCATGGTTCCCTTGGCGCACCTCTTCCAGGGTTCTTCCCACCGTCTCCAACAGTTTAAGAAGGTCTGTCAGCAGGCCTAGCAGCCATTTCTGCGATCTTGATCATGATGAAGACGAGTacgatgatgaagaagaagagttgGACCACGATCATCATGTCATGAATACTGTCTTGGAAGATGGCCTTATTAAAGATCATCAACTCGAAACAAAACTCTCGAGAAGCAAGCGCGAAAAGCCTAAGAACTCGAGACTTTCCATTATTTTGCTAGACCAAGGTCTTTTCACCGTTTATAAACGTCTCTTCCTCGTCTCCTTGATCATCAACATCGTTGGTCTAGTCCTCGCAGCCACCGGCCACTTTCCCTACGCTAGACAACGAGCTACTTTGTTCTCCATAGGAAACATTCTCGCGCTAACTCTATGTAGAAGCGAGGTCTTCCTTCGAGTCGTCTTCTGGCTCGCGGTGAAACTCTTTGGGCATTCGTGGGTGCCACTTAGAATCAAAACCGCCATAACCTCGCTTCTACAATCTATCGGTGGTATTCACAGCGGATGCGGAGTCTCATCTATAGCATGGCTCGTCTACTCTTTGATTCTCACGTTGAACGATAGACAAAACACGTCCAGTGGAATTATCGTGGTGGCCTCCATCATTCTTTCACTTCTATGCCTGTCGTCTTTAGCCGCATTCCCTCTAGTTCGTCACCTTCACCATAACGTGTTCGAGAGAACGCACCGCTTTGCAGGATGGACTGCTCTGTTTCTCCTCTGGCTCTTCATCGTCCTCACTACTTCTTACGACCAACAAACCAAATCCTACGCGAATCATATAGGTTCCAGGTTGTTAAAGAAACAGGAGTTCTGGCTAACGACGGTTATTTCCGTTCTGATAATAACTCCCTGGATTACGGTAAGACGTGTTCCTGTACAAGTCTCGTCCGCCTCCGGGCACGCTTCCATCATAAAGTTTGAAGGAGGCGTGAAGGCGGGGATTCTCGGCAGGATCAGCCCATCCCCGCTTTCCGAATGGCACGCATTCGGAATAATCTCGGATGGGAAGACCGGCCACATGATGCTGGCAGGGGCGGTCGGGGATTTCACCAAGTCCTTAGTCGCGGACCTTCCTACGCACCTGTGGGTTAGGAAAGTGCATTTCGCGGGGCTGCCGTATCTAACGAACATGTACGATCGCGTTCTGTTGGTGGCGACGGGATCTGGGATTTGCGTGTTCTTATCGTTCCTGTTGCAGGAAAGTAAGGCGGAGGTGTGTTTACTGTGGGTGACGAAAGGAGTGGAGGAGAACTTCGGGAGGGAGGTGAAGGAGATGGTGAGTGGGTGGCCGGAAGGGAAGGTGATAGTGCATGATACGGCGGCGATGGGGCGGCCGGATGTGTCGAAGATGAGCGTGGAGGCGGCGAGGAAGTGGGGGGCGGAGGTGGTTTTAGTTACAAGCAATCCTCAAGGGAGTAGGGATGTTGTCAATGCTTGCAAGGCATCCGGAATACCTGCCTTTGGTCCAGTCTGGGactcataa